A region of Chloracidobacterium sp. DNA encodes the following proteins:
- a CDS encoding amidohydrolase family protein, producing MKILTANYVLPIASPPIEHGAVAVEGSEIVAVGMHQEIVGQFPDAEVEDFGEAAILPGFVNCHSHLEITSMRGALDNVEHDFSAWLLKLNEIRAGLSDDDIRQAAIAGAMEGAQAGVTCFGDIGRFGVAGFEALKSVGLRGILFQETEFSPDDATAESDFEKLIDKFESLRETETELVKVGISPHSPYTVSPRLFQLIADFAAQNEINLTIHAAESLDEDELLQSGIGFFTEVYKKYGVTWQSPHCSTIEYLERLGVLRTKPLLAHCVTVSDADIDLIAKSGSSIAHCPKSNAKLGHGHAPFEAFLDKGIAVGLGSDSVASNNVCDLLEESRFAALAARNRAGKKRFITAKEMLETATLGGAKTLGLDHLIGTLKPGKQADLIAISLTHAAQQPINDIHTALVFASNSRDVAMTMVAGNVISTASASVART from the coding sequence ATGAAGATCCTTACCGCTAACTATGTCTTGCCGATCGCCTCCCCGCCGATCGAGCACGGTGCTGTCGCTGTTGAAGGCAGTGAAATAGTTGCGGTCGGAATGCATCAAGAGATAGTCGGTCAATTTCCCGATGCTGAGGTTGAGGATTTTGGCGAAGCTGCTATTTTACCGGGGTTTGTAAATTGCCATTCGCATCTTGAAATTACGTCGATGCGCGGCGCACTAGACAATGTCGAACATGATTTTTCAGCCTGGCTGTTAAAGCTAAATGAAATTCGAGCCGGTTTGTCGGATGATGACATTCGCCAAGCCGCGATCGCCGGAGCGATGGAAGGTGCTCAGGCTGGCGTTACTTGTTTTGGCGATATTGGGAGATTTGGAGTCGCAGGATTTGAGGCGTTGAAGTCGGTTGGATTGCGGGGCATTTTGTTTCAGGAAACTGAATTTTCTCCCGATGACGCGACTGCTGAATCAGATTTTGAAAAGCTGATCGACAAATTTGAATCACTTCGTGAAACCGAAACCGAGCTTGTAAAGGTTGGCATCTCGCCGCACTCGCCTTACACCGTAAGTCCGCGGCTCTTTCAACTTATAGCCGACTTTGCGGCCCAGAATGAGATCAACCTCACCATTCATGCAGCCGAATCACTTGATGAAGATGAGCTTTTACAAAGCGGAATCGGATTTTTTACTGAGGTCTATAAAAAGTACGGCGTTACATGGCAAAGCCCACATTGTTCGACGATCGAATATCTCGAACGCCTCGGAGTTCTCCGCACCAAACCCCTGCTCGCACACTGCGTCACAGTTAGTGACGCTGATATCGATCTAATTGCCAAGAGCGGTTCTTCAATAGCACATTGTCCGAAATCGAACGCGAAACTCGGCCACGGACATGCGCCGTTCGAGGCTTTTCTTGATAAGGGAATCGCGGTTGGTTTGGGCAGTGATTCGGTAGCGAGCAACAATGTCTGCGACCTGCTGGAAGAATCTCGTTTCGCGGCTCTTGCGGCAAGAAACCGCGCCGGCAAAAAGCGATTTATTACGGCAAAAGAAATGCTCGAAACAGCAACGCTCGGCGGCGCAAAAACTCTAGGCCTCGATCATCTCATCGGTACTCTCAAACCCGGCAAACAAGCCGACCTCATAGCCATCTCGCTCACCCACGCCGCACAGCAACCGATCAACGACATCCATACGGCGTTGGTCTTCGCATCAAACTCCCGCGACGTGGCCATGACAATGGTCGCCGGAAATGTGATCTCCACCGCTTCCGCATCCGTAGCCCGCACGTAA
- a CDS encoding EAL domain-containing protein — translation MDRSKSSERFMAAVIVVGTLCVLFALTNIETARIDFYLVLLAVFTIAVGSRATVQIPRFKSHVSVSDTFIFLVLLLYGGEFAILLAAVEAMASAWRFCNRKITVFFNAATMAVSTSVVVVVLRLFGLYTENTFDGRAFFWDNQIVALSLIALVQFLVNTALASTHASLKENIPPWETWKTKYVWTFFSYFIGAAGAGILVVLTKTMGLGIVLAALPVIFFVFLSYKMYLKNVEISMQQAEQAEEYAKVLETQSDALRESEERFRSAFNYAPIGIALVAPAGKWLKVNRAMIKILGYSEEEFLASDFHSMMMQDDLGDALVKVHELLIGKIASYQKERRYIHKNGHIVWTSWSVSTASDGKSEHPNLIFQIQDITARKSAEEKLQHEATHDALTGLPNRAFFMKHLSDALDKVREVQDYKVSVLFIDLDRFKYVNDSLGHLIGDDLLKEIAARLIECMRPEDIVARLGGDEFTILVQGRYDINEVTRIAERIQKKFAMAFNLRGHEVYSSASIGILHASEKHLVSEDIMRDADTAMYQAKRAGKARHEVFDEKMHSAAKEILQLETDLRRAVEREEIVVCYQPIYALATGRLEGVEALARWNHPKLGKVSPGKFIPLAEEIGLIDRLCEQVLRRGCQEIGSLKDEIGNDVPLSMSVNLSCRQFAQQSLVKSIEGILDETAFLPKDLKLEITESVFFEHADRAVEMLNRLRDLGIEIDIDDFGTGYSNLSYLMKLPISKLKIDRSFVSMIDDEGGNDEIVRAIVTLARNLNLGVIAEGVETESQLKKLQMLDCEGGQGFLFAKPMPYEKLREFLIEGQQFEIPGAVFSDIPAISLIQ, via the coding sequence ATGGATAGGTCAAAAAGCTCAGAACGGTTTATGGCGGCAGTGATTGTCGTCGGGACTCTGTGCGTTTTGTTTGCCTTGACAAATATCGAGACTGCTCGGATCGATTTTTATCTGGTGCTACTTGCAGTATTCACTATCGCGGTGGGTTCGCGGGCCACAGTACAGATACCAAGGTTTAAGTCACATGTCTCGGTTTCCGACACATTTATTTTTTTAGTTCTCTTGTTATATGGTGGCGAGTTCGCGATCCTTCTGGCTGCGGTGGAGGCAATGGCCTCGGCATGGCGCTTTTGCAATCGTAAGATCACCGTATTCTTTAATGCGGCTACGATGGCTGTATCGACGTCCGTGGTCGTGGTCGTGTTGAGGTTGTTTGGCCTCTACACTGAAAATACATTTGACGGACGTGCATTTTTTTGGGACAACCAAATTGTCGCGCTTTCTCTGATCGCACTTGTTCAATTTCTAGTCAATACCGCTCTCGCTTCGACACACGCATCGCTTAAGGAAAACATCCCGCCGTGGGAAACCTGGAAGACGAAATATGTCTGGACATTTTTCTCCTATTTTATCGGCGCCGCCGGTGCGGGCATTCTTGTAGTCTTAACCAAGACAATGGGCCTTGGGATCGTATTGGCAGCTCTACCTGTCATTTTCTTTGTATTCCTCTCGTACAAAATGTATCTGAAGAATGTCGAGATTTCGATGCAGCAAGCTGAGCAGGCAGAAGAATACGCCAAGGTCCTAGAAACTCAGTCTGATGCTCTTCGTGAGTCGGAGGAGCGTTTCCGTAGTGCGTTCAATTATGCTCCGATCGGCATCGCCCTGGTCGCTCCGGCGGGAAAATGGCTAAAGGTCAACCGCGCCATGATCAAGATCCTTGGTTATTCGGAAGAGGAATTTTTGGCTTCTGACTTTCATTCGATGATGATGCAGGACGATCTGGGTGATGCTTTGGTCAAGGTCCACGAGCTACTCATCGGTAAGATCGCCAGCTATCAAAAAGAACGGCGCTATATCCATAAAAATGGTCACATTGTTTGGACGTCTTGGAGCGTATCGACTGCCAGCGATGGAAAATCTGAACATCCTAATCTGATCTTTCAGATACAGGACATTACAGCAAGAAAGTCTGCCGAGGAGAAACTGCAGCATGAAGCAACCCACGATGCATTGACCGGCTTGCCCAATCGTGCATTTTTCATGAAGCATCTTAGCGATGCCCTCGATAAGGTCCGCGAAGTTCAGGACTACAAGGTGAGCGTCCTGTTTATCGATCTTGACCGCTTTAAGTATGTCAACGATAGTTTGGGCCATCTTATCGGGGACGACCTGCTAAAGGAAATAGCAGCCAGGCTTATCGAATGTATGCGTCCCGAGGATATTGTCGCCCGTCTCGGCGGAGACGAATTTACGATTCTCGTACAAGGAAGATACGACATTAACGAAGTAACACGAATTGCCGAGAGGATCCAAAAGAAATTCGCAATGGCATTCAATCTTCGCGGTCACGAAGTTTACAGCTCGGCTAGTATTGGAATACTTCACGCATCTGAAAAACATCTTGTCTCGGAAGACATCATGCGCGACGCAGACACAGCAATGTATCAGGCCAAGCGCGCCGGCAAGGCAAGGCACGAGGTATTTGATGAAAAGATGCACAGTGCAGCCAAGGAGATATTACAGCTTGAAACAGACTTGCGTCGTGCTGTAGAACGCGAGGAAATAGTCGTCTGCTACCAGCCGATCTATGCACTGGCAACCGGAAGGCTCGAAGGCGTCGAGGCTCTTGCCCGTTGGAACCATCCGAAACTTGGTAAAGTGTCGCCCGGAAAATTTATCCCGCTTGCCGAGGAGATAGGCCTTATCGACCGGCTTTGCGAACAAGTGCTCCGTCGTGGCTGCCAGGAGATCGGGTCGTTAAAAGATGAGATAGGAAATGATGTTCCATTATCTATGAGCGTGAATCTGTCGTGTCGGCAATTTGCCCAGCAGTCATTGGTCAAAAGTATCGAGGGAATTCTCGATGAAACTGCTTTTTTGCCGAAGGACTTAAAACTTGAAATTACAGAATCCGTGTTTTTTGAACATGCCGATCGGGCAGTTGAGATGCTAAACAGGCTTCGTGACTTAGGGATAGAAATCGACATTGACGATTTTGGAACCGGATATTCCAACCTTAGCTATCTGATGAAACTTCCGATCTCAAAACTAAAGATCGACAGATCCTTTGTTTCAATGATCGATGACGAAGGCGGAAATGATGAGATCGTTCGTGCAATTGTGACCCTCGCTCGAAATCTAAATTTAGGTGTCATAGCTGAGGGCGTCGAGACCGAATCTCAGCTTAAAAAATTACAGATGCTTGACTGTGAAGGCGGACAAGGCTTCCTCTTTGCTAAACCTATGCCCTATGAAAAACTCAGAGAATTTCTGATCGAGGGTCAGCAATTTGAGATCCCCGGAGCGGTCTTTAGTGATATTCCTGCGATCTCATTGATCCAATAA
- a CDS encoding dephospho-CoA kinase, which produces MLKVGLTGSIAVGKSYVCECFRELGCHVLDADKTARDVVGPGTSGLVQIVREFGSDFLQPNGHLDRKALANLVFADDDKRQLLNSIVHPLVIEEQDGWIRALERDDAHGIAIVDAALMIESGSYRRFDKIVVVWCEPAIQLSRLMARDNLSESEAKQRIAAQMSQEEKKSFADHLINTSADVEDVRRQVARVFEQLWANST; this is translated from the coding sequence ATGTTAAAAGTTGGCCTCACCGGTTCGATTGCTGTCGGCAAATCGTATGTTTGCGAGTGTTTTCGCGAACTTGGCTGTCATGTGCTCGATGCTGATAAAACCGCTCGCGATGTTGTCGGGCCTGGAACGTCAGGCCTTGTGCAAATTGTGCGTGAGTTTGGCAGCGACTTTCTGCAGCCGAACGGGCATCTTGATCGCAAAGCTCTCGCAAACTTAGTCTTTGCCGATGATGACAAGCGCCAACTTCTAAACTCAATTGTTCATCCATTAGTAATAGAGGAACAGGATGGTTGGATAAGAGCACTCGAAAGGGACGATGCTCACGGCATCGCGATCGTTGATGCAGCCTTGATGATCGAATCCGGCAGCTATCGGCGGTTCGATAAAATCGTTGTCGTATGGTGCGAACCTGCGATACAATTGAGCCGCCTGATGGCACGCGACAATTTGAGCGAATCGGAAGCAAAACAACGCATTGCTGCTCAAATGTCGCAGGAAGAAAAGAAGAGCTTTGCCGACCATCTGATCAATACTTCTGCCGATGTTGAAGATGTTCGCCGACAGGTCGCTCGGGTTTTCGAACAATTGTGGGCTAACTCGACCTAG
- a CDS encoding peptide ABC transporter substrate-binding protein codes for MDRKNPGKWKWKSSTFFLCVISIFLSACAEIQKPEPEPFYAETAPPAKQEFRWSNGKTPKSFDPARAAAAPETDIVRALFEGLTDIDTRSLKEVPAIAEKWTSSPDRRVWTFQLRKDARWSNGKRITADNFVTSWKRLVALGDKAGHPELFQNIIGMRASRAAPLPIGDLVDFTSTFGEELQPHHEQPNSVSATKTPVINTPPANTSSNLQTENKIVTVSKPANEKFGVEALDSATLRVTLEFPDRDFPKLVANPIFRPIYGDGAEFDTTPLDADVVTNGAFTVASVGKDGIALDRSDIYWNKSAVSLERVKFVFKESAEAALSAYKKGEIDALTNAEFEPLALKILSPYDDFRQTTHSALNFYVYNTEKAPFNDRRVREALAISIDRERITDVELERTARPATSFLPLGERNNAQLTLDAQKAKYLLEDAGFAGGADFPTIRLVINRNDTQQRVARAVAKMWKQNLNLDTDIIVKELSEIDAARSLGEYDLVRRGVVLPTMDESVGMAIIFGLPKRTEAVLDPSQSAKGRELNNEKSLIKTPIENNPDDPEAEEHSELSLAKNGILNEVDAFFELNAIPLYFPLAYSLVKPYVRGFEVNGLDATSLEDISIDSSWQPKTAKGGS; via the coding sequence ATGGATCGAAAAAATCCTGGTAAATGGAAATGGAAATCGTCCACATTTTTTCTGTGCGTGATTTCTATTTTTCTCTCAGCTTGCGCAGAGATTCAGAAACCGGAGCCTGAGCCGTTTTACGCCGAAACCGCACCGCCCGCCAAACAGGAATTTCGTTGGAGCAACGGCAAAACTCCAAAGAGTTTTGATCCGGCACGAGCTGCAGCGGCGCCAGAGACCGATATTGTCCGAGCCCTTTTCGAAGGCCTAACCGACATCGATACTCGTTCCCTAAAAGAAGTGCCGGCCATTGCGGAAAAATGGACAAGTTCTCCTGATCGCCGCGTGTGGACCTTTCAGCTTAGGAAAGACGCGCGCTGGTCAAATGGAAAACGCATCACGGCTGATAATTTTGTTACATCGTGGAAGCGGCTAGTGGCTCTTGGCGACAAGGCGGGACATCCCGAGCTTTTTCAGAACATTATTGGAATGCGCGCCAGTAGGGCCGCTCCATTACCGATCGGCGATCTTGTTGATTTTACATCTACCTTTGGCGAAGAGCTACAGCCGCATCATGAACAACCCAATTCAGTCTCGGCCACAAAAACACCGGTCATAAATACACCGCCTGCAAATACGAGTTCAAATCTGCAGACGGAAAATAAAATAGTCACAGTCTCGAAACCCGCGAATGAGAAATTTGGTGTCGAAGCTCTCGATTCCGCAACGCTTCGGGTCACTCTCGAATTTCCCGACCGGGATTTTCCAAAACTCGTTGCAAACCCTATCTTTCGACCAATTTACGGTGATGGTGCTGAATTCGACACCACTCCGCTGGATGCTGATGTTGTAACGAACGGTGCTTTTACAGTTGCGAGCGTCGGCAAAGACGGCATCGCTCTTGATCGCTCCGATATATATTGGAACAAGTCAGCTGTAAGTCTCGAACGAGTTAAGTTTGTGTTCAAGGAAAGCGCCGAAGCCGCCCTTTCCGCGTACAAAAAAGGTGAGATCGATGCCCTGACAAATGCCGAGTTCGAACCGCTGGCATTAAAGATCCTTTCCCCGTATGACGATTTTCGGCAGACCACACACAGCGCACTGAATTTTTACGTATACAATACAGAGAAAGCTCCATTCAACGATCGGCGAGTCCGTGAAGCGTTGGCAATCTCGATCGACCGCGAGCGAATTACCGACGTTGAACTCGAACGAACGGCTCGGCCTGCAACTTCGTTTTTGCCGCTCGGCGAAAGAAATAATGCGCAGCTTACGCTTGATGCTCAAAAGGCGAAATATCTGCTTGAGGATGCCGGTTTCGCCGGCGGAGCCGATTTTCCAACGATCAGGCTCGTTATCAATCGAAACGACACTCAACAGCGAGTCGCCCGAGCGGTAGCCAAAATGTGGAAGCAGAATCTAAACCTTGACACCGACATTATCGTAAAAGAACTGTCGGAGATCGATGCCGCGCGATCATTGGGAGAATACGATCTCGTTCGACGTGGCGTGGTGCTTCCAACAATGGACGAATCTGTCGGAATGGCAATCATATTTGGATTGCCGAAAAGAACGGAAGCCGTACTCGATCCGTCGCAGTCAGCCAAGGGGCGAGAGCTAAATAATGAAAAATCCTTGATAAAGACTCCGATAGAAAATAATCCGGACGATCCTGAGGCAGAGGAACATTCAGAGTTGTCACTTGCAAAAAATGGCATCCTCAATGAGGTCGATGCTTTTTTTGAACTCAATGCCATACCATTGTATTTTCCTCTGGCCTATTCGCTTGTAAAGCCCTACGTTAGAGGGTTTGAAGTGAACGGGCTCGATGCAACGTCGCTTGAGGACATTAGCATCGACAGCAGTTGGCAGCCGAAAACTGCTAAAGGTGGTTCTTAG
- a CDS encoding bifunctional 5,10-methylenetetrahydrofolate dehydrogenase/5,10-methenyltetrahydrofolate cyclohydrolase gives MTARILSGKAIADAIQTEIAENVKALEVEHGFRPCIAVVRVGSDPASEVYVGKKVKAAAELGIISEHHHLSSETTQAELLALVAELNGRDEVDGILVQLPLPTQIDESFVLESIDPAKDVDGFHPENVGKLSLGYPSLVPCTPAGVIEILKRSDIEIAGKHAVIVGRSNIVGKPLAMLLLRENATVTICHSRTSNLAGMTEQADILVAAIGRAGFICGKHIKEGSTVIDVGINQVESEAVARELFADDEIEKRLKAIEARGFTLVGDVNPKEAMEKAANFTPVPGGVGLLTVAMLMKNTIEAARLRRKI, from the coding sequence ATGACAGCACGGATATTAAGCGGAAAAGCCATTGCGGATGCCATACAGACTGAGATCGCCGAAAATGTGAAGGCTTTGGAAGTCGAGCACGGTTTTCGGCCCTGTATAGCTGTTGTTCGAGTCGGCTCTGATCCTGCATCGGAAGTTTATGTTGGGAAAAAGGTTAAGGCTGCTGCCGAGTTGGGCATTATTTCCGAACATCATCATCTGTCTTCCGAAACGACACAGGCTGAATTGCTGGCTCTTGTAGCCGAACTTAACGGCCGCGATGAAGTTGACGGAATACTCGTGCAACTGCCGCTGCCGACTCAGATCGATGAGAGTTTCGTTCTCGAATCGATCGATCCGGCAAAGGATGTTGATGGTTTTCATCCTGAGAATGTTGGCAAACTTTCGCTTGGCTATCCCTCGCTGGTTCCTTGTACACCGGCAGGCGTGATCGAGATATTAAAACGTTCCGATATTGAAATTGCGGGCAAACACGCGGTCATCGTTGGCCGCAGCAACATAGTTGGGAAACCTTTGGCGATGCTGCTTTTGCGCGAAAACGCGACTGTCACAATATGCCACTCACGAACGTCGAATTTGGCTGGAATGACAGAGCAAGCTGATATTTTGGTAGCCGCGATCGGTCGCGCCGGATTTATTTGCGGCAAGCACATAAAGGAAGGTTCGACTGTGATAGATGTGGGCATAAATCAAGTTGAAAGCGAAGCTGTAGCACGCGAATTATTCGCTGATGACGAAATTGAAAAACGCCTAAAGGCTATTGAGGCTCGCGGTTTCACATTAGTTGGCGACGTAAATCCGAAAGAAGCTATGGAAAAGGCCGCAAATTTCACGCCCGTTCCAGGCGGCGTCGGTTTGTTGACCGTCGCGATGCTGATGAAAAATACGATAGAAGCCGCCAGATTGAGAAGGAAGATTTAA
- a CDS encoding lytic transglycosylase domain-containing protein, whose product MLRYIISCVFVMAVVCLAGAYFFPKYWVTRYDELITRQAHVYRLEEKLVWSLIYEETYFRAWKTGAAEEVGLMQVTPGVARDWAKETGLREYEKQASENVVELLRDPERNIQVGCWYLEKMRESYRGRPAETAMMLAAYNAGASRVEDWTKDIDAAAISENDFIERIGIPSTKNYVTSILTRYRAQPVQQ is encoded by the coding sequence ATGCTCCGGTACATCATTTCGTGTGTATTCGTCATGGCGGTTGTTTGTTTGGCCGGCGCATATTTTTTTCCTAAGTACTGGGTGACTCGCTATGATGAATTGATCACGCGACAAGCTCACGTTTACCGCCTCGAAGAGAAACTCGTCTGGAGTCTGATATACGAAGAAACATATTTCCGAGCATGGAAGACCGGAGCGGCGGAAGAAGTAGGTCTAATGCAGGTCACGCCGGGCGTTGCTCGTGATTGGGCAAAAGAAACCGGTTTGCGAGAATACGAAAAACAGGCGTCGGAAAATGTTGTCGAACTTCTTCGCGATCCCGAACGCAACATTCAAGTCGGTTGCTGGTATCTCGAAAAAATGCGAGAGAGTTACCGTGGCCGTCCGGCAGAAACCGCGATGATGCTTGCCGCCTATAATGCCGGAGCGAGCCGCGTCGAAGATTGGACCAAAGATATTGATGCTGCAGCGATCTCAGAAAATGATTTTATTGAACGCATAGGAATACCTTCGACAAAAAATTATGTAACTTCTATTCTCACCCGTTACCGCGCTCAACCCGTTCAACAATAA
- a CDS encoding transposase → MQDDYGIEICEENEFSIAYLLTFRTFGTWLHGDERESIGRDGRNQYGKPRIQPKPEFELAMKEEMKQPPFILTKPMRRIVELAFKELCQRRGYGLRAANVRTNHAHAVVSAQMKPERLADALKANATKMLREALLISSDTKVWSRGRSRRYLWKPRHVSGAIDYVLYCQSDLPFDLVD, encoded by the coding sequence ATGCAAGACGACTACGGAATTGAGATTTGTGAAGAAAACGAATTTTCGATCGCTTATCTTTTGACGTTTCGCACTTTCGGCACATGGTTACATGGTGATGAACGCGAGTCGATAGGACGGGATGGAAGAAATCAGTACGGCAAGCCAAGAATTCAGCCGAAACCCGAATTCGAATTAGCGATGAAAGAGGAAATGAAACAACCTCCTTTCATTCTTACAAAACCTATGCGACGAATTGTTGAATTGGCGTTCAAAGAACTTTGCCAACGTCGTGGTTACGGTTTACGAGCAGCTAACGTAAGAACAAATCACGCTCACGCGGTCGTTTCTGCTCAGATGAAGCCTGAACGATTAGCGGACGCACTAAAGGCGAACGCAACGAAAATGCTTCGAGAGGCATTGCTGATCTCTTCGGATACAAAAGTATGGTCACGAGGTAGGAGCCGTCGATATCTTTGGAAACCTAGGCATGTTAGCGGAGCGATAGATTACGTACTTTATTGCCAGAGTGACCTGCCGTTCGACCTTGTTGATTAG
- a CDS encoding nucleoside triphosphate pyrophosphohydrolase family protein produces MNFEEYQTEASQTALYPRRLSNLEYPTLGLAGEAGEVANIVKKIQRDHGGVINEEIRAKLQDELGDVLWYISACADELGLTLTEIAEFNVNKLAKRHNRAA; encoded by the coding sequence ATGAACTTTGAAGAATACCAAACTGAAGCGAGCCAAACGGCTCTTTACCCGAGGCGTTTGAGCAACCTTGAATACCCGACACTTGGGCTTGCCGGTGAAGCGGGCGAGGTTGCGAATATCGTTAAGAAGATACAGCGCGATCACGGCGGCGTGATTAACGAAGAGATTCGCGCCAAGTTACAGGACGAACTTGGCGACGTGCTTTGGTATATCTCGGCATGTGCTGATGAGCTCGGTTTAACGCTTACCGAGATCGCGGAATTTAACGTAAACAAGCTTGCCAAAAGACATAATCGCGCAGCGTAA
- a CDS encoding SCO family protein, with amino-acid sequence MRTIIFFLSLLLLFTACKNGVDSNQTSANAKRYQLKGKVISVDRTAKRAKIEHEKIEGFMEAMTMDFPIHADWIWNDLTPGSEVRAELVVDNAAKDPYYLENVGIIAAPNPDQPPVPLNENFAQVGKEVPDFSLTNQDGKSISPRDFRGKALAITFIYAKCPIPDYCIRMSTHFSDVANQVAANPDLKDKIRLLSISFDPANDTPEKLRSYGIGYLGNDPKAKFDVWQLAVGKDAEVRKIADFFGMRYEVDQSDKAQINHNLRTVVIGPDGKVTKMLPGNEWSSGQLLKELEATLAK; translated from the coding sequence ATGCGCACGATTATTTTTTTCTTATCGCTACTTCTTCTGTTTACTGCCTGCAAAAACGGTGTCGATTCTAATCAGACATCGGCAAACGCAAAGCGTTACCAGTTAAAAGGCAAAGTCATTTCCGTTGACCGCACCGCCAAAAGAGCTAAGATCGAGCATGAAAAAATCGAAGGCTTTATGGAAGCTATGACGATGGACTTTCCGATCCATGCCGACTGGATATGGAACGACCTGACGCCCGGTTCCGAAGTTCGGGCCGAACTGGTTGTCGACAACGCAGCCAAAGATCCATATTATCTCGAAAATGTTGGAATAATTGCCGCTCCAAACCCTGACCAGCCGCCGGTACCGTTGAATGAGAATTTTGCTCAAGTGGGAAAAGAAGTGCCTGATTTTTCGCTGACGAATCAGGACGGCAAGAGCATTTCGCCCAGAGATTTTCGCGGCAAAGCGCTTGCGATAACGTTCATCTACGCAAAATGCCCGATCCCGGATTATTGCATCCGAATGTCAACGCATTTTAGCGACGTTGCAAATCAGGTAGCCGCGAACCCCGATCTAAAAGACAAGATCAGGCTCCTTAGCATCTCTTTTGACCCTGCAAACGACACTCCCGAAAAGCTGCGTTCATACGGTATCGGCTATCTCGGGAATGATCCAAAGGCAAAATTTGATGTTTGGCAGCTCGCCGTTGGCAAGGATGCCGAAGTGCGAAAGATCGCTGATTTCTTCGGCATGCGGTACGAGGTCGATCAAAGCGACAAGGCCCAGATCAATCATAATTTGCGAACGGTCGTGATCGGCCCTGACGGCAAGGTTACGAAGATGTTGCCGGGGAATGAGTGGTCGTCTGGACAACTGCTGAAGGAATTGGAAGCGACGCTCGCAAAATGA